The DNA sequence CTGACGTGTGctgaacaaatccatttcctgtcgaggtacgaacaacgttttgtgcatcggacaactgaaatagacaaaacacagcaatttacttgaaaacaaacacacttcacattcaccatattaatcaatcgtatagtcatggaaaaattcatgtaatttctTTCCCGCACCATAAATCGtcaagaaatgaagtttttttcatgccttgggcataaattacggaatgtttctcgtaacttaggccctcagcatgaaaagttgtatacgcatctgttgtggacggtttattttagctgccgactcgttcaatgacagtgtcaccaattttgatttctctatcgtccccgatgttggtcatgacttttgttttcgataagttcatcttgaggccaactttgctcgcctcttcacttaactgttgtagcataagctgagcctgacctagattcgctgctatcggtacaatgtcatcagcgaagcggagattgctcaggtactctccatttatctttattcccattttactccagtttaacttcctaaaaatactctgcagaatcgccgtgaataatttcggtgaaatggtgtcaccctgccttacacctcggccacttcgtcctcacttcgttcgcgctacaatccgcgaaattgcctaaaatataccgtccacaacatatACGTAAAAAACTATTCCTGCACGATATATAGtccgggaaaaactgacatttcctaatgaaaaatcatggcaaaatatgtcatatttcagttgtcggatgcacaaaagtttttcgcCATTTCCTGGctttgtacgaaaaatactatttatctaaaataaacaatgatgtgcgatgtgaaatcattttaaacaaaactggagtcaattggacggtttaatctaaattgaaattgaaaaatctcttctaaaagtatgagtaaaaattaaagattctaAAGTCACAAATGTTGGACAACATagttgtttcaaattttatcttgatatagtctgacgattctttttccaaaatgctccagggtttaactttgactttaaatttatatctacAGCCTGGGACGgtcaaaaaagtgcatttttattctatacgtgtttcatcgctgttttgccattgtaatttgtattgttaaaacagctgaaatcgataaacacgaaaatcataaaaatgtacTTTTTTGACTATCCTTGGctgtatttgaaaatatcgagcaattatttcgaaaattcaaattcgtggaattgaaggaattgattaaaattatAGGAATTGAAGGGCGAATCCGGTAAGTAGTGGTGTTAATccgttaattaaagaaataaaaggaattaagagcaattaaaaggaattgacaggaagttcctttagaaattgaaagggtatTGAAAGGGAgttgaaaggaaattgaaaggaattgaacggaattgaacggaattgaaaggaaatagagcgaatccggcaattagacgagttggtccggtaattgaggtaattaaacggaattgaaaggaattagaaattgatttgccaccattttggccagtcggttacccctcgtgtcccgatgataaaattgatttactgATCGGAAATAAAATGCCAATCAAGAAtttgaagtttaattttcctgATTTCCCAGTATTCTGGATACAGTGGATATCAGGAATTTCCAAACAAGAAAACTGTGATGCCTTATCTTTTTAAGAGATGACATAAATGCGCTGcaggcaaattttttttaaaatatcggTAAAAGTAGTTTATTCTAATGAAACCAGTAAACTAAACACGATTCATTATTAGTTTTCCAGCGCCACTTTTATCCAGCGCCAAGGGGCTAAGCCCCTAAAGCCCATCGTGTTAAGCCGGCTCTGGATAAATGTGGCAATTACATGACTTTATGGCTCTGAAGCACATTTGCACTAACTGAGGAACGCACATATAAAAAGATttaattcagaatttttgtttatcataAATTCTGAATTAAATTGCAGCATGTAATCATTCAAATTCACGATATTCTCATACAAGagtgaattgaaatttatttttcaattgttcattcaaaattcaaagcgCACTCACTGGATTTACCAGTGCTATTATAAAGCCTTGGGAAAATTATGAACGTTTTCGGGGTTTTGGGGTTTCTGCCGcactgaagaaacggcgacctgtgtaggtttgttccaaggccattcgaactgtcaaatttcatcgatagagacataacctcatcaacaTTTGTAAAATCGGGGAGGTTGTGTTGCTAAgtgttgtaatgttgattttttcagcacagggtagaaaattgggtcgtgtgctgaaaaaatctcattacaacaTTTGTAACACATCTTGCTTTGTCCTTTGAAAGGAtcgctttgtgccaaccgagaatcgAAATAGGCAAATGCccaaaaaatcttattttcattgcaaacaatcactcttcgaatttgatcgatcacactgcattgcattttctaaaacgaatgttgtaataactcatacaaaGTCcacatcggcttcgcctcggattggcAACCTGACATTTAGTGCAATAATATACCTCCCATACGAatcttgttacataaataacgtTATTTATAGTTAACCTTGGAGTATGATTACTCTAAGTAGTTAACTATACTTGAACACCCCGTGACATAATGTAACTTAAGGACcatctaaaaaatcacctagAAGAGACGTTTAATTCTAGTATTTACCAGCAAGTCTTCTAGTGAAAGTGCATTATTCTGTCAAACCTCTCAAAACGAActtatcaacaaaataaaacatcgGTCTGTGTGTCAGTATcacattaaataaataaaaacagagACAACCACTCGGCTTCACTAATCGTAGAAGCAGAAAAGAAATAGATTTTCGAGAGATAAAGTTGCGGCATTTTATTGTTGTGTGATGGAACGTAAATGTGATGAAATCTTTGCCGTTGTTTAACCTTAAAAGTTCTGTGTTCGTGCAACTTAATTCGAGTGTCTCAGATCTCGCCGGAAATTTCTTGTAATTCCAACAGTTACACTGACTGCCCGTGCTAATTCTGGGTTAAAACATGCATGGGGATTGGGGTAACGTGTGCcggtatttttttgttttgttatggCTAGTGTTAACCTTATCTGCCGGAGTTCACATATTTTCGAAAGGATTCCTGTTGTCCCGTGTTACCAACACTTACTACACAAACTGTACAGCACTGGAACGATGCGCTGACGAAGAGAatgtaaattgttttgtttacaaacggcattttattcaaattgtcTCCTTTTATTAGGACAAGTGCCTGTCCAAATCGAAACTGGATGGAATGTTCAACGATTTGAACAAATCTACCGAGTTCTGTCTACCGAAAAAATCGAAGGTCATTCTATTGGTGATTGATGCATTAAAGTATGACTTTGGATTGTACGATAAAGGTAGAACCGAAACCGACACTTGTCGTCCAAATGTATCGCTGCATCGAGTTCTTTTTTCAGACAACAAAGACCCACTGCCACACGAAAATCGTCTACCGATTATGCATGATTTGCTGGAAAAAGATCCGAATCATGCGCGGCTGTTGCGCTTCAAAGCCGATCCACCGACAACGACGATGCAACGTCTGAAAGGATTGACCACTGGCAGTTTGCCAACATTCATCGACATTGGATCGAACTTTGCAACGCCAGAGATTAACGAGGACAACATTATCGATCAAATGGTGCGCCAGAATTTATCAATTGTCTTTATGGGCGACAGTACGTGGGTGGAATTGTTCCCAGATCGTTTCAGGCGACAGTATCCGTTTCCCAGCTTCAATATTTACGATCTCGATACGGTCGATAACGGTTAGTATGGCTAAGATAGGATTTGTGGGAATGATGTTGACAAAGACGATGGTAGATGTGAAAGTccaagaattggaattttgtgtgtgaaatcgttgccgcttcttcttctttggcatcaatttttttttactctcaTGTTGTCTGTCTCACCTATACACCTAATACCGGAGCTTTTCGTCAAAGTGAGTttaagtggatttttttcagagaaatcTGTTTCTGTTTGAGGTCTACATACCCTAGTTGTGCGTCGTCACAGATCGATGTATTTTACAGAGGCCCAGAAGCGTCTGATTCGTGgtatacgattttttttctgaaaaatagtTGCCGCTATTTTGTACAACATAAACGAACATTGAACCACAACCTAAACCTCACACTCTCATTTTGCTCTGGAAATACAGGAATACGGAAAATTCTGCCGAACGAATTAAAGCGAAATGACTGGGATGTGATGATTGCACATTTCCTGGGCGTGGACCATTGCGGTCACAAATACGGGCCATTGCACAGCGAAATGTCACGAAAGTTGACCGAAATGAACGAGGAAATCGAGAAGGTTATCGAACAGATGGACGACGACACCACATTGTACGTTATCGGTGACCATGGAATGACGGTAACAGGTAGGTCGCATGAACGATACACTTTTCCGGTGACCAAAAATAATGAACAATCCAATCGACAGGGGATCATGGCGGTGACTCCGCGGACGAAGTGAATGCACTACTTTTTGCATATTCTAAACAACGAAAGTTTTTCGACGATCCGGAATTTTCGTCGCAAGAGATGAAACAGGTATGTTAAGCACGTATGTCATCAGCATGAAATATGCAGTGCAGTTGTTATCTTTTCGCGTGCATTTCAGATCGATCTAGTTCCCACACTTGCCATCACACTCGGTGTTCCGATTCCATTTTCGAATCTTGGTACCATCAACTACAACATTATTCCCGACGTACCCACCGAACACTTCAATCAACGTCAACAATTTCTGATGCATTCTTGGCATAATGCATTCCAAATACGCCGGTATCTCGCTAACATCACCGATAATGCCAAGGCTTTGTTCGAACAGGACATTTTGGAGCAACACTACACGAAATTCATTGTACTCTCTTACCGCGCCATTTCGTTGTATTCGCCGGCAGCACAGGACAATTACCATAAGGACTTGCATGCGTACCTAGCCGATGTGCATCGAATATGCAGCGACATTTGGGTGAAATTCGATCCGGGCCAAATGATGCAAGGACTGTTGTTTGTCGCGTTCGAAACGATTTTCATATCACTGTTGATCGGCAACCTGAAAGTGTACCAGCTGCAGAAAGTGTTCTctcgtaaaattttgttttttgcgtACATCAGCGATCTGTTCATCGCAACGGTAGTGGTGCAGTATACGTGGCAAGTGTTTGGCTTTAGTTCGACGGAACACGCGGCTATTGTGTTGGTGTCCATTTACAATATTGGCTTTCTTGCCGTCTTGGTGATGGCCAATTGGCCCCAAATAGCGAAGAGTCTCagtgaaattcggtttacgaATCCGTTTGCGCGTTTGTTGCTTGTAGCGTCGGTGTCCGTGTTTTTCTCGAACAGTTACATAGTACAGGAGCAACAGGTGTTGTGTTACATGCTGGCAGGAGTGTTACTGGCATTTCTATATTCCATCTGGAAAACAGGCGGCCTGTTCGACTTGCGaacgaaatggaaattgaacACCATTTTTGGAGCCCCATTCACACGCTTAGCACTGTTGACGACGATTCTGATTGTCGTTTTGCGAAATTCTCATGTGTATTTCCGGTGTCGAGAGGAGCAGGGTAATTGTACTAATTTTGAAACTGTCAGCAATTACTACGAGAGTGACAGAAGACCATCAACTGCCAGCAACAGTGACGCAAGCATCTATCATCCGACTCTAGCGCTGgctattttcatcattttgacGCGTTTGCATCTGAAATCATGCGGAAATTTGCGAGGACATTCGTTTCACGTATTCTTCGCCCAATCCGGTGCATATTTGGGTGGCACTGCAGTGGGCAGCTATTTCATTCTATCGCAAACATCAACCCATGGTGTCAATCAATGGCACATCGATGCACTAGCTTGGATCGTTTACAGCCTTTCTGCCGTACAAATTCTTCTTCTGCTTATTTCACCGCTTCTGGTGGACATAGACGACAGTGGTCTGTCGCTACTACCAGCGAACGGTATTACGCacattttccacaaaattcgTAACGAATTGAATGCTAATGGATTTGCAAACGTTCGGGACGATTATGTGTACAAGATTCCATTGATTCATGGACTCACCACGATCCATTCATCTGTGTTAATTTCGGTCGGTTCGTGTGTGGCTTTGACGGTCGCCCTGTTGTTGGGACCGAATGCGGCTGGTGGATTGTTTTTGTCATTGTACACGGCTGCTGGAATCGCAATTTTGAACGCAGTGCTGAGATATCAGACGGAACGTAGATTGGGTAAGTGGTAGTTATCTTTTTGGTTTTTAGTAGACAGAACCGGAAATAGGAAGcttctttcttttaaaatcCAATTTGTAAAGTGATGTGACCTAGATTTTTGACCTTCGAGGCAACAATTTTGTCGTACATACACTCGACTCCAATGCATTGCTGGAAAACTAACATGAAAGGCTAAagcatttttcttttccaataTTGATATTACCGCACATCTGACAGCTTCTGATCTcagctttaaaaaatgttatttaagtTCAATAGATTGGTGCATGACTTGACTGGTGTCACCCTACTTTTCCATA is a window from the Bradysia coprophila strain Holo2 unplaced genomic scaffold, BU_Bcop_v1 contig_94, whole genome shotgun sequence genome containing:
- the LOC119084805 gene encoding GPI ethanolamine phosphate transferase 3, giving the protein MHGDWGNVCRYFFVLLWLVLTLSAGVHIFSKGFLLSRVTNTYYTNCTALERCADEENDKCLSKSKLDGMFNDLNKSTEFCLPKKSKVILLVIDALKYDFGLYDKDNKDPLPHENRLPIMHDLLEKDPNHARLLRFKADPPTTTMQRLKGLTTGSLPTFIDIGSNFATPEINEDNIIDQMVRQNLSIVFMGDSTWVELFPDRFRRQYPFPSFNIYDLDTVDNGIRKILPNELKRNDWDVMIAHFLGVDHCGHKYGPLHSEMSRKLTEMNEEIEKVIEQMDDDTTLYVIGDHGMTVTGDHGGDSADEVNALLFAYSKQRKFFDDPEFSSQEMKQIDLVPTLAITLGVPIPFSNLGTINYNIIPDVPTEHFNQRQQFLMHSWHNAFQIRRYLANITDNAKALFEQDILEQHYTKFIVLSYRAISLYSPAAQDNYHKDLHAYLADVHRICSDIWVKFDPGQMMQGLLFVAFETIFISLLIGNLKVYQLQKVFSRKILFFAYISDLFIATVVVQYTWQVFGFSSTEHAAIVLVSIYNIGFLAVLVMANWPQIAKSLSEIRFTNPFARLLLVASVSVFFSNSYIVQEQQVLCYMLAGVLLAFLYSIWKTGGLFDLRTKWKLNTIFGAPFTRLALLTTILIVVLRNSHVYFRCREEQGNCTNFETVSNYYESDRRPSTASNSDASIYHPTLALAIFIILTRLHLKSCGNLRGHSFHVFFAQSGAYLGGTAVGSYFILSQTSTHGVNQWHIDALAWIVYSLSAVQILLLLISPLLVDIDDSGLSLLPANGITHIFHKIRNELNANGFANVRDDYVYKIPLIHGLTTIHSSVLISVGSCVALTVALLLGPNAAGGLFLSLYTAAGIAILNAVLRYQTERRLDKCLQPIALTTVAWSLLAQYAFYATSHQPTLSQIDWHAAFVGRQASIQHDHTNSISVVMVLLNTFGGPILIYLLYPLTMVTGPTLFAKYRSLVPQPPKTDGKSKNPQEMLSDKSKKVVQPMHDFDVNRGCIVLIENEYIFIGTLFQTGVSLVVILGLRIFCSMLACTIHCRHLMVWKIFAPKFIYEGITSYLGFAAIIVGFLIAAKVHTATVSFIKKIAK